A genomic segment from Candidatus Brocadia sinica JPN1 encodes:
- a CDS encoding NUDIX hydrolase yields the protein MIIYSGKKINVRKDEIILDDGRAVMREVIEHPGSAAIIPFISVNEIILIQQYRHAVRETIYEIPAGTLDKGETFDACAGRELEEEIGYRAGILEPLIILYPSPGILSETMHLFKATNLIKTQTNYQMDESIKGVVQIKLSDAVEMVKKGVIRDAKTVCSILLCLK from the coding sequence ATGATTATTTACTCTGGCAAAAAGATAAACGTAAGAAAAGATGAAATTATTCTGGATGATGGGAGAGCGGTAATGAGAGAGGTCATTGAGCACCCAGGTTCTGCCGCCATTATCCCTTTTATCTCAGTAAATGAAATTATCCTTATTCAGCAATACAGACATGCCGTCAGGGAGACTATTTACGAAATTCCTGCCGGTACACTTGATAAGGGTGAAACATTCGATGCATGCGCGGGGCGAGAATTGGAAGAAGAGATAGGCTATAGAGCCGGTATACTCGAACCCCTCATAATTCTTTATCCCTCTCCTGGTATTCTGAGTGAGACGATGCATCTCTTTAAGGCGACTAATCTTATAAAAACCCAAACAAATTATCAGATGGATGAATCAATCAAAGGTGTTGTCCAAATTAAGCTGAGTGATGCTGTGGAGATGGTGAAGAAGGGCGTAATCAGAGATGCAAAAACAGTTTGCAGTATTTTGTTGTGCCTTAAATGA
- the pheT gene encoding phenylalanine--tRNA ligase subunit beta produces the protein MKISYSWLKEYVDFCLSPQELADKLTNVGLVVADIKPVEDDFCLDIEVTSNRSDCLGIIGIAREVAAAVGGSLHSPETPFVTANTEISKFIDITVEEPILCPRYTARVIRQITVGHSPEWIQKRLKCIGLRPVNNIVDITNYVMMETGQPLHAFDLDKLTEQKIIVRKARSGDEIVVINGARRALFHDMLVIADGRRPVAVAGIMGGKETEVSESTKSVLLECAQFEPRQVRRTSRALGIASDSSYRFERGTDPEGLDHALQRAISLIKDYAGGEIASGAIDIRAGRYEAKKITLRVERLRKVLGVEIKRDVAIDILKKLQFTILNDIDNFIDVEVPSFRGDAYREIDLIEEVARIYGYNNIPTRTSITVRGSAKNKYEIVENTTRQFLTSLGFYEVKTFSIVDISPLQSVNLWSDRVGIDIVNPLRQEESRLRTSLLPSLIKTKRYNMNHGTEQIKIFEIAKVYLAGDKLPDEKTCLSILADVDFFALKGIVESLLLNLGIVSGSEWRGDIGVIGLKLFKNEKSAKISLGEEPLGFLGEAKELGSKISSCMVELDMDLLVEKTNFTKKYRPLSQYPPVFRDLAIIVNETHTWDYIEKCIRNTPVNCLREINFFDVYRGKQVPAGKKSVAFNLCFQDHDRTLTSEEVDNAQQIILASLHKTLGADLRKA, from the coding sequence ATGAAAATCAGTTACAGCTGGCTTAAAGAATATGTCGATTTTTGCCTGTCACCACAGGAACTGGCCGATAAGTTAACCAACGTAGGGTTGGTAGTTGCCGACATTAAACCTGTAGAAGACGATTTCTGCCTTGACATAGAAGTTACTTCCAATCGTTCCGATTGCCTCGGCATTATTGGTATTGCACGTGAAGTGGCAGCGGCGGTGGGAGGAAGCCTACACTCCCCGGAAACTCCTTTTGTAACTGCAAATACCGAGATATCAAAATTTATTGATATCACCGTTGAAGAACCGATACTGTGTCCCCGCTATACAGCCAGGGTAATTCGTCAGATAACCGTGGGACATTCCCCGGAATGGATACAAAAGAGGCTGAAGTGCATCGGTCTTCGACCTGTAAATAACATCGTAGACATCACCAATTATGTGATGATGGAAACAGGACAACCCCTCCACGCATTTGATCTGGATAAGCTGACAGAGCAAAAAATTATTGTAAGAAAGGCCAGAAGCGGAGATGAAATTGTTGTCATCAACGGAGCCAGACGGGCGCTTTTTCATGACATGTTGGTCATTGCAGACGGCAGGCGGCCTGTTGCCGTTGCTGGTATTATGGGTGGCAAGGAAACAGAGGTTTCCGAATCAACCAAAAGCGTCCTCCTGGAATGCGCGCAATTCGAGCCAAGACAAGTACGGCGTACATCAAGGGCATTAGGCATTGCTTCAGATTCCTCATATCGGTTTGAAAGAGGTACAGACCCGGAAGGATTAGACCATGCACTTCAAAGGGCCATAAGTCTTATCAAAGATTATGCAGGTGGAGAGATCGCCAGTGGCGCCATTGACATAAGAGCAGGGAGGTACGAAGCAAAAAAAATTACCCTTCGCGTGGAACGGCTTCGTAAAGTTCTAGGGGTGGAAATAAAAAGAGACGTTGCTATAGATATTTTAAAAAAGCTTCAATTTACTATTCTCAATGATATTGATAACTTTATTGATGTTGAAGTACCGAGTTTTCGAGGTGATGCCTATCGTGAAATTGACCTGATTGAAGAGGTGGCCAGAATTTACGGGTATAATAATATTCCGACAAGGACTTCTATCACTGTCCGTGGCAGTGCAAAGAATAAGTACGAGATTGTCGAGAACACTACTCGTCAGTTTCTAACCAGCCTCGGTTTTTACGAAGTCAAAACTTTTAGCATTGTTGATATTTCACCATTACAGTCCGTGAATCTGTGGTCAGATAGGGTGGGCATCGATATTGTCAACCCACTGAGACAGGAAGAAAGCCGTTTGCGGACATCTCTTCTTCCCAGTCTTATCAAGACCAAACGATATAATATGAATCATGGTACCGAACAGATAAAAATCTTCGAAATTGCAAAAGTATACCTCGCAGGTGATAAACTGCCAGATGAAAAAACCTGTTTATCCATCCTTGCGGATGTCGATTTTTTTGCACTAAAAGGTATTGTTGAATCCTTGCTTTTGAATCTTGGCATTGTATCAGGAAGTGAATGGAGGGGGGACATTGGTGTTATTGGATTAAAATTATTTAAAAATGAAAAGTCTGCAAAGATCTCACTTGGTGAGGAACCATTAGGATTTTTAGGAGAGGCCAAAGAATTGGGATCCAAAATATCGTCATGTATGGTGGAATTGGATATGGATTTATTAGTCGAAAAAACAAATTTTACCAAAAAATATCGACCTCTGTCACAGTATCCACCGGTCTTTCGGGATTTGGCTATTATCGTGAACGAAACGCATACATGGGATTATATTGAAAAATGCATTAGAAACACACCGGTTAATTGTCTGAGGGAGATCAACTTCTTTGATGTTTATCGTGGTAAACAGGTACCTGCGGGGAAAAAGAGTGTTGCCTTTAACCTCTGTTTTCAAGATCATGACCGAACGCTAACAAGTGAAGAGGTCGATAACGCCCAACAAATTATTCTCGCTTCCCTGCATAAAACCCTCGGCGCCGACTTAAGAAAAGCATAA
- the pheS gene encoding phenylalanine--tRNA ligase subunit alpha: MLDTLEEIKRNLQKEIKGISTLKGAEQLKIKYLGRNGGINDLMKLIPTLPVEKRAAFGQKINALKVEITDTIEGFIKKLSSEAIPKIKSEIFDITLPGKRPSIGKRHPLTQTIDDIKEVFARLGFDVAYGPEVELEHYNFEALNIPPDHPSRTDFDTFYIRDDVLLRSQTSTVQIRIMEKQKPPIRIIAPGRVYRPDTVDARHSFMFHQVEGLLVDEGVSFADLKGVLNQFIKTYFGQNIQVRFRPSFFPFTEPSAEIDISCSLCGGKGCNVCSYSGWVEILGAGMVDPNVFKAVHYDIEKYTGFAFGMGVERITMLKYGICDIRLFYENDIRFLSQF, from the coding sequence ATGTTAGATACATTAGAAGAGATAAAAAGAAATTTACAAAAAGAAATTAAAGGGATCAGCACCCTAAAAGGTGCAGAACAGCTCAAGATAAAATACCTGGGAAGAAATGGTGGTATCAATGACCTCATGAAACTTATTCCAACATTGCCAGTTGAAAAACGCGCCGCATTTGGGCAAAAAATCAACGCCCTTAAGGTTGAAATTACCGATACGATAGAAGGATTTATTAAAAAGCTCTCCTCAGAAGCAATTCCAAAAATTAAAAGTGAGATATTCGATATTACTCTGCCAGGCAAACGTCCCTCTATAGGAAAAAGGCATCCGCTAACTCAAACGATTGATGATATTAAAGAGGTTTTTGCCCGGTTGGGTTTTGATGTGGCTTATGGCCCGGAAGTAGAATTGGAGCATTACAACTTTGAAGCATTGAACATCCCCCCTGATCACCCCTCTCGAACTGATTTTGATACTTTCTATATCAGAGATGATGTGCTTCTCAGAAGCCAAACATCCACCGTTCAGATTCGTATTATGGAAAAACAGAAACCACCCATTCGGATTATTGCACCAGGCAGGGTTTATAGACCCGATACTGTTGACGCCAGACACTCCTTTATGTTTCATCAGGTGGAGGGTTTGTTAGTTGATGAAGGGGTGAGCTTCGCAGATCTGAAAGGGGTACTAAATCAATTCATTAAGACTTATTTTGGCCAGAACATTCAAGTGCGTTTCAGACCGTCGTTCTTTCCTTTTACCGAGCCAAGCGCTGAGATTGATATTTCATGTTCTCTCTGTGGAGGCAAAGGGTGTAATGTCTGTTCTTATAGCGGGTGGGTCGAGATATTAGGGGCTGGCATGGTTGACCCAAATGTGTTCAAAGCCGTACATTATGATATTGAAAAGTACACAGGTTTTGCGTTTGGAATGGGTGTCGAACGGATCACCATGCTGAAGTATGGTATCTGCGATATACGTCTCTTCTATGAAAATGACATACGCTTTTTATCACAATTCTGA
- the rplT gene encoding 50S ribosomal protein L20, which produces MPRATKGCARKRSRKRLLNKTEGYWGGRGNLYRKAMETYIRAMAFSFRDRKARKRKFRELWISRISAAARERGISYSRFIRGLIKAKIDLNRKMLAEMAVNDKPAFDKLVEQVKATV; this is translated from the coding sequence ATGCCAAGAGCAACAAAAGGTTGTGCAAGAAAAAGATCGAGAAAAAGATTGTTGAATAAGACGGAAGGTTATTGGGGGGGAAGAGGAAATTTGTACCGTAAGGCTATGGAAACGTATATCCGTGCCATGGCCTTTTCATTCCGCGACCGGAAGGCACGTAAAAGAAAATTTCGGGAACTGTGGATTTCCAGAATTAGTGCTGCGGCCAGAGAACGTGGTATTTCTTATAGTCGCTTCATTCGTGGATTAATCAAGGCCAAAATAGATTTAAATAGAAAGATGCTGGCTGAGATGGCCGTCAATGATAAACCCGCTTTTGATAAGTTAGTCGAACAGGTAAAAGCAACAGTCTGA
- the rpmI gene encoding 50S ribosomal protein L35 — MPKLKTHKGLKKRIKISAKGKVKRPKAGKGHLLSGKSGRRREHLRKKTGVSPAFNKIMTRALRGS; from the coding sequence ATGCCAAAGCTAAAAACCCATAAGGGACTTAAAAAACGAATTAAAATTAGTGCAAAGGGCAAGGTCAAGAGGCCAAAAGCCGGAAAGGGCCATCTGCTATCAGGAAAATCGGGAAGGCGAAGGGAACATTTGAGAAAAAAAACAGGGGTCTCACCCGCTTTCAATAAGATCATGACACGGGCATTACGAGGATCTTAA
- the infC gene encoding translation initiation factor IF-3 has translation MSQDLRINERIRSSTVRLIDENGVQVGVISKEEAIAKAKSVELDLVEVAPEADPPVCRIMNYGKFKYKQKKKLHQKQHVVQLKELRLRPKTGEHDVQTKIRQARKFLENKDRVLISMMFKGRERAHTELGNEILKQVADALEDIAKVEKDKISDDRRMGIILSPK, from the coding sequence ATTTCACAAGACTTAAGAATTAACGAACGGATCCGTTCGTCTACGGTACGATTGATAGACGAAAATGGTGTGCAGGTCGGGGTAATTAGCAAGGAAGAAGCTATTGCAAAGGCAAAAAGTGTGGAACTCGACCTTGTGGAGGTTGCCCCAGAAGCAGACCCACCTGTCTGTAGAATCATGAATTACGGCAAATTTAAGTATAAACAAAAGAAAAAGTTGCATCAGAAGCAACATGTAGTCCAGCTAAAGGAATTAAGGCTGAGGCCAAAAACAGGTGAACATGATGTACAAACAAAGATTCGTCAGGCCAGAAAATTTTTAGAAAATAAAGACCGTGTTCTCATCAGTATGATGTTTAAAGGAAGGGAACGCGCTCATACAGAGTTAGGCAATGAAATCTTAAAACAAGTCGCCGATGCGCTCGAGGACATAGCCAAAGTAGAAAAGGATAAAATATCGGATGATCGCAGAATGGGAATAATCTTGTCCCCCAAGTAA
- the thrS gene encoding threonine--tRNA ligase: MVKITLPDGTKKEYKENITIGEVASNIGIRLGERALAGKAGGVLVDLSYPIKEDISLSVITEDTEEGLEILRHSTAHIMAQAVSRLFPGVKLGIGPTIENGFYYDFGLQHSLSEEDLRKIEEEMAKIIREDIVFKRMELPRDVAIQKMEAIGQPFKAELIKDIEDETVSFYTQGDFVDLCRGPHIQRTSKVKAFKLLSVAGAYWRGKETNPMLQRIYGTAFFTQKEIDKYLQFLEEAEKRDHRKIGRDLDLFSFHEEGGAGLTFWHPKGARIRNIIENFWREEHFKRGYEILYSPHIAKINLWKTSGHWNFYRESMYSPIEVDGHEYILKPMNCPFAVLMYKTKLHSYRDLPLRWGELGTVYRYERSGVLHGLLRVRGFTQDDAHIFCTPEQLESEILGVIELAQFMLSSFGFQEYEIELSVRGKGEKDKYIGRDDVWDHAENALKVALDKKGLKYTRMEGEAKFYGPAIDIKVKDAIGRGWQGPTIQVDFNLPERFDVNYVGPDGFHHRVVMVHRTVLGAMERFVGCLIEHYAGDFPLWIAPIQMRILPITDAHTEYAKKLQTQLLVKNFRVECDISNAKINYKIREGTLEKIPYLLVVGDKEIESGAVSVRSRKKGNEGVMAIEDFIKTVESEIREKR; the protein is encoded by the coding sequence ATGGTTAAGATTACGTTACCTGACGGAACAAAAAAGGAATACAAGGAAAATATAACCATTGGTGAGGTTGCCAGCAATATAGGTATCCGCTTGGGCGAAAGGGCGTTAGCCGGAAAGGCTGGCGGCGTTCTTGTGGATCTTAGTTATCCCATAAAAGAAGATATTTCCCTCTCGGTAATTACTGAAGACACAGAAGAAGGGTTAGAAATTCTTCGCCACAGCACAGCTCACATTATGGCACAGGCGGTTAGCAGACTTTTCCCAGGTGTAAAGCTCGGTATAGGCCCTACCATTGAAAATGGATTTTATTATGACTTCGGCCTTCAGCACAGCCTGTCCGAAGAAGATCTCAGGAAGATTGAAGAAGAAATGGCAAAAATCATCCGTGAGGATATTGTATTCAAGAGAATGGAATTACCTCGCGATGTAGCCATACAGAAGATGGAAGCTATTGGTCAGCCTTTTAAAGCAGAACTTATTAAGGATATCGAGGATGAGACGGTATCTTTTTACACGCAAGGAGATTTTGTGGATTTGTGCCGGGGTCCGCATATCCAGAGGACAAGCAAGGTTAAGGCATTCAAACTCCTTAGCGTGGCTGGTGCGTATTGGCGTGGGAAAGAAACCAATCCCATGCTGCAGCGTATTTATGGGACGGCGTTCTTTACCCAAAAAGAGATTGACAAATATTTACAATTCCTGGAAGAGGCGGAAAAACGTGACCATCGGAAAATTGGAAGAGATTTGGATCTCTTCAGTTTTCATGAAGAAGGGGGGGCTGGTTTAACCTTTTGGCATCCAAAGGGCGCCAGGATACGCAATATTATTGAGAATTTTTGGAGAGAAGAGCATTTCAAGCGGGGATACGAAATTCTCTACAGCCCCCATATTGCAAAGATCAATTTATGGAAGACCAGTGGTCATTGGAATTTTTATCGTGAAAGTATGTACTCTCCGATAGAGGTTGACGGACATGAATATATCCTAAAACCCATGAATTGCCCTTTTGCAGTGCTTATGTACAAAACGAAACTTCACAGTTACCGGGATCTTCCTTTACGGTGGGGGGAATTGGGAACCGTGTATCGATATGAACGGTCTGGCGTCTTACATGGATTATTGCGTGTACGTGGATTTACTCAGGACGATGCCCATATATTCTGCACACCGGAACAATTAGAAAGTGAAATCTTGGGCGTAATCGAATTGGCTCAGTTCATGCTATCAAGTTTCGGATTTCAGGAATATGAGATAGAATTGAGCGTACGGGGTAAGGGAGAAAAAGATAAATATATAGGCCGGGACGATGTTTGGGATCACGCCGAAAATGCATTGAAAGTCGCCTTAGACAAAAAGGGACTAAAGTATACACGGATGGAGGGGGAGGCGAAGTTTTATGGCCCGGCGATCGATATTAAGGTCAAGGATGCTATAGGGCGCGGGTGGCAGGGGCCTACTATCCAGGTTGACTTCAACCTCCCGGAAAGATTCGATGTCAATTATGTTGGCCCGGATGGTTTTCACCACCGGGTGGTAATGGTTCATCGTACTGTCCTTGGGGCTATGGAACGGTTTGTGGGTTGTTTGATCGAACATTATGCAGGCGATTTCCCTTTGTGGATAGCGCCAATTCAAATGAGGATATTACCCATTACTGATGCACACACAGAGTATGCAAAAAAATTACAAACTCAGTTGCTTGTGAAGAATTTTAGGGTAGAATGTGATATAAGCAATGCCAAAATTAATTATAAGATACGAGAAGGCACGCTGGAGAAAATTCCTTATTTACTGGTAGTGGGTGACAAAGAAATAGAAAGTGGCGCCGTCTCTGTAAGAAGCAGAAAAAAAGGAAATGAAGGGGTAATGGCAATTGAAGATTTCATAAAAACCGTGGAATCTGAAATTAGAGAGAAAAGATAG
- the nadA gene encoding quinolinate synthase NadA, with protein sequence MSTIIDKINELKKKRNAVILAHNYQRGDVQDIADFTGDSLGLSQKAAKTKADIIVFCGVHFMAETASILCPDRMVLLPDEHAGCPMANMITLRELRIKKKEHPNAKVVCYVNSTAAIKAESDICCTSSNAMKIVSSIPKDQEILFIPDKSLGGYVSSKLNRPMILWEGYCPTHHRILAEHIIKLKAAHPNAKVVVHPECTPDVIALADHVASTTGIAKYCKETDAREFIIGTETGILHRLKKENPQKTFFAITHLADCSNMKLISLEKVLWSLEDLVYQIKVPDDIAAKARVAIQKMLDLS encoded by the coding sequence ATGTCTACTATAATAGATAAAATCAATGAGTTGAAGAAAAAAAGGAATGCCGTGATCCTTGCCCATAACTATCAAAGAGGGGATGTGCAGGATATTGCAGACTTTACAGGCGATTCTTTGGGACTTTCCCAGAAGGCGGCAAAGACAAAGGCCGACATAATTGTATTCTGTGGTGTGCACTTCATGGCGGAGACGGCTTCTATCCTCTGTCCTGATAGAATGGTACTATTGCCCGATGAGCATGCGGGTTGTCCCATGGCCAACATGATAACATTGAGAGAACTCAGGATAAAGAAGAAGGAACACCCTAATGCAAAAGTCGTTTGTTACGTAAATAGCACGGCTGCTATAAAGGCAGAAAGTGACATATGTTGCACTTCTTCCAATGCAATGAAAATTGTGTCATCAATTCCCAAAGACCAGGAAATCCTCTTTATACCAGACAAGAGTCTTGGAGGCTACGTATCGTCTAAATTGAATCGGCCTATGATACTTTGGGAGGGGTATTGCCCTACCCATCACAGAATATTGGCAGAACATATTATTAAATTAAAGGCAGCACACCCTAACGCCAAGGTTGTCGTTCATCCTGAATGCACACCGGATGTGATAGCGTTGGCAGACCACGTTGCCAGCACTACCGGCATTGCCAAATATTGTAAAGAAACGGATGCCAGAGAATTTATCATTGGTACAGAGACGGGTATTCTCCACCGTTTAAAAAAAGAGAATCCGCAAAAAACATTTTTTGCCATTACACACCTTGCCGATTGTTCCAATATGAAGCTTATTAGTTTAGAGAAGGTATTGTGGTCTTTAGAGGATCTCGTTTATCAGATAAAAGTGCCCGATGATATTGCGGCGAAGGCTCGGGTAGCCATCCAAAAAATGCTTGATTTATCGTAA
- the larE gene encoding ATP-dependent sacrificial sulfur transferase LarE produces the protein MDTEEKLKKLKDTITTLESVVVAFSGGVDSSLVAKVCYDVLGDRALAVTARSETYPAYEYEDAVKIAKEIGIPHMTIDTSELGIEGFAQNPPNRCYFCKSELFGKLKEIARKKGYKNVADGANLDDAGEYRPGLDAAKELDVRSPLKESGLRKSDIREISKYLKLSNWDKPPYACMSSRFPYGNSITEEKLAIVASAENYLRSIGLKQFRVRHHDTIARIEVPSEDIPTLLRNGRRKDLVKKFKEIGYKYVTLDMEGYRSGSMNEVLSQQNNKKG, from the coding sequence ATGGATACAGAAGAAAAACTGAAAAAATTAAAGGATACGATAACAACCCTGGAAAGCGTTGTGGTAGCCTTTTCCGGGGGCGTAGACAGTTCCCTTGTGGCAAAGGTTTGCTATGATGTGCTTGGAGACAGGGCACTTGCGGTAACTGCACGGTCGGAGACGTACCCTGCATACGAATACGAGGATGCCGTGAAGATTGCAAAAGAAATTGGCATTCCCCATATGACCATTGACACCAGCGAGCTTGGCATCGAGGGATTTGCCCAAAATCCTCCCAATCGTTGCTATTTCTGCAAATCGGAATTATTTGGGAAACTCAAAGAAATCGCCAGGAAAAAGGGGTATAAAAACGTTGCAGATGGCGCTAACCTGGACGATGCAGGCGAATATAGACCAGGTCTTGATGCGGCGAAGGAACTTGATGTACGTAGCCCCTTAAAGGAAAGCGGATTGAGAAAATCAGACATACGTGAGATTTCGAAATATCTGAAACTTTCCAACTGGGATAAACCCCCCTATGCATGCATGTCTTCCCGGTTTCCCTATGGAAACTCAATTACCGAGGAGAAATTGGCCATCGTTGCATCGGCAGAAAATTACTTAAGAAGTATTGGGCTGAAACAATTCCGTGTCAGACACCACGACACCATTGCACGAATTGAGGTGCCGTCAGAAGATATTCCCACACTTTTGCGAAATGGCAGGCGCAAAGACCTTGTTAAGAAATTCAAGGAAATCGGTTATAAATACGTCACGCTTGATATGGAAGGGTATCGGAGTGGCAGTATGAATGAGGTGCTTTCACAGCAAAATAACAAAAAAGGGTAA
- a CDS encoding DUF1559 domain-containing protein gives MKKKRGRAGFTLIELLVVIAIIGILAGILLPALTRARESARRTQCASNLKQIGLALNMYANDNNEAFPTGGASGTTASDSTTKEDELESLGKLFDGYITDRKVFRCPSDSSVSETSALALTTDPNSFISSRCSYGYDDNHTAGNDPGVAIAADALGTGTTLSDNHNQKGQNVLYIDGHVEWKGTSTCGYYGSSTTGYIYDNIWENYSNSSHSLQSSVGTDTVIMQ, from the coding sequence ATGAAGAAGAAAAGAGGAAGAGCAGGTTTTACATTAATAGAGTTGTTGGTCGTAATTGCCATAATCGGTATCCTTGCAGGTATTTTGTTACCGGCATTGACCAGGGCGCGCGAATCAGCCCGCAGGACGCAGTGTGCTTCTAACCTGAAACAGATCGGTTTGGCCCTAAACATGTATGCCAACGATAACAACGAGGCGTTTCCTACAGGCGGCGCTTCTGGTACGACTGCTAGTGATAGCACAACAAAAGAAGATGAATTAGAATCACTGGGAAAGCTTTTTGATGGGTACATTACCGATAGAAAGGTCTTTAGATGCCCGAGTGATAGCAGCGTTTCAGAAACAAGTGCTTTAGCGTTAACAACAGACCCTAACAGCTTCATATCATCCAGATGCAGTTATGGTTACGATGACAACCATACAGCAGGAAATGACCCAGGTGTGGCTATCGCTGCTGATGCATTAGGAACTGGTACAACCCTTTCAGACAATCACAATCAAAAAGGACAAAATGTGCTCTATATCGATGGCCATGTTGAATGGAAAGGTACATCGACTTGCGGTTACTACGGCTCTAGCACAACAGGCTATATCTATGATAATATATGGGAAAATTATTCCAACTCATCGCATTCTTTACAAAGTTCGGTTGGCACTGATACTGTAATAATGCAATAA